The genomic interval AGGAGTTCCTCCATCAATAGCAGTCAGTGTGAGTCGAATCACAGACTgtttttctctgtctaaaaCTTTCTGAAGCAGTAATTCGGCGGTAACACTGTCTCCTTTGTGTGTAGCGAGAGAGAAGTGTTCATTTTGACTAAGCTTGTAgctatttacagtatttttaccGACGTCTGAATCGTAAGCTTGTTGCAAGGGGAATTTAGCCCCTGCTGCTGTGTTCTCTGTAATGTTCAATACCTGTGACGTACTGAGAAATGATGGAGAATTATCATTCACATCTAAGATTATGATTTCAATCCGGTACAGTTTCAAAGGGTTGTTAATTACAGCTTCTACACTGAGGGAGCATTTTGGTTCATCGCCGCAGAGTTCCTCTCGATCTATTCTCTCGTTAACGTACAGGACACCAGTCTTTAGATTTACCTCGAAATATTTCCTCTTCGATCCAGCAACGATCTGAAACATGCGGGACTCCAAATCCTGGACATTGATGCTCAGATCTTTAGCGATATTTCCGACAACAGTCCCCAGATTCACCTCCTCTGAGACGGAGTAAGAGAGCTGCCCAGACACCGCTTCCCAGTAACAATCCAGCAGCACCAAAAATAGATAAATCCATACAGAGCTCGTTCTGCTTGGAAAACGCATTATTCCTTTCATCGAGAAGGAGCATGAAGACAGATCTGGATATGTTACAACAACCACGAGATTAACATTCGGGAAGATATAGTCCAAACGAATATTTCCGCATTTCTACGACCAAACAAGACAACCGTTCTTTGTCGTCCGACCTCTCTCTGTAACAAAGCCCAGAGACGCATCATCCGCTGAATCTGGGAGGAGCTGTAAACCGTCCAAATGTGAAGGTCTATAGTGTCCCCGTGTGGACGTTTATCATAACTACACGCTACATCATACCAATGTAAAGCAGTAAACATTCTCAATTTTGTTCAAACAGCGTGATTGCACAAACTAAATGGTCAAATAATAATCAAGAACATCCAGACCACTAattattaaatttcacagactGAACTATTCTTttgaatacagtatattttagaAATTAACTGAAATTGCAAGCAAAACCCTTAAAGCACTGACAGTGAGGTACATGGTGtgataaatacagaaatacactCTGCGACCTTTTTAACTGAATGgcaaagattaaataaaaataatttaagaaGAAGATAAATTATGACATTTGTAACATATTGTCCAACATGTGTTTCCAAagatgtgtattaatgtgtttaaaaacactgtggacttcaacaatgttttgttttgcaccaTATTCTTGGAGTTGCAAGCAAGAGTTCAGCACCATGGATAGCGACTCACAAATCAGCAGccaaaaatgactgaaatgtaCAAACTATCAACAAAAGAACAGCAAGCTACAGTCTAGGGTACCAAACTACAAACTCATTAACCTTGATTACTTCTACTTTATGTTAATTCCGTCTTGATTAAAAAGATGAATCCGTGTAAATGCCTTGACGGTTTCCTTTCCGCCACATAGCAAACTTAACGTAACTAATACTGCACTATATCATAACTATTTATCTACCAAGAAAGAGTGAAGCAACGAGCACTTAATATATTTAATCTCTTACCTTGTCTTTGTTGGGTAAAGTCTGAGTTCTGGTAAAAGTGTCTCCTCCATTGATACTGATCAGCTCACCATCTACAGGTGGATACGGTGCGGGGAAAACCACTACGTCACTCTTCAGTGTGTCTGAGCTGAAACACACGTCATACTGCTGAGTAGATTTGGAGTAAGACCAGCTCCCGTCAGGGTGGGTGGTGATCATTGGGGCGCTGTACCTGCTGAAACTGCCGTCTGTCCTGTGGCATTTGACAGCTATTAAACTGATGAGACTCAGCAGAAAGATCACGGACACCGAAACAATGGCGATCAGCAGATACAGGTTTAAATCAGAGAAGCTCTCCTCCTTTATGGGCACATGTCTGAACGGAGTCTGGATGTCAGCTGTGCTTTCAACCACCACCACATCAATAGACACAGTAGCTGACAGGGAGGGTTCTCCGTTATCAGAAACCAACACCACCAAGGGGTGAGTTTTCAGGTCATTGTCACTCATTCTCCTCTTAGTCCTGATTTCTCCGGTGCTGGTTCCGATCCGGAAGAGGTTGTTTCCTTTGGGCTCAGAGAGGTGATAAGAAAGCAGCGCGTTGTATCCAGAGTCTGCGTCTACAGCCCTGATCTTTGCCACAAAGTATCCCGCTTCAGCAGAATAGGGGATGCTCTCACTGTTAACGGAGCCATGCTCAGAATAGGGCGCCAGAATATTTGGATTATTGTCGTTTTCATCCAGGATTAAAACGTTCACAGTCACGTTGCTGCTGAGCGGAGGAACACCAGAGTCTGTGGCCTGAACTTTAAACTGAAACGTTGTTAACTCCTCATAGTTAAAAGACTGCAGGCTGACTATATCTCCAGTATCTGAGTTGATGTTCACCATTGTTGAGAGTGGTAGTGAATTACTGTTACTTTGTAAAAATGAATAGCTCACCTGACCATTTTGATCCATGTCAGCATCAATTGCTGAAACTGTTTTTATAACTGCTCCTACTGGACTGTTTTCTTTCACATAGACATTGATTATGTTTTCTGTGAATAGAGGTTTATTATCATTCACATCTGAGATGTGTACATTAATAACACTCGTGCTAGAGAGAGGTGGGCTGCCCTCATCAGTAGCAGTGATGCTGATGTTGTATTGAGATGCGCTCTCTCTGTCAAGAGGACCGTCCACCACCAACGAATAGTAATTCTTATAATTTGACTCTAATTTAAAAGGAACATTATTGGCATTTTGACAGTTAACCATCCCATTTTTACCTCCGTCTTTATCAGATACTGAAACAAGTGCAATAGCGGTGCCAATGGACGCATCTTCTTTGACTGCATTTAACAGAGATGTGACTGAGATTTCAGGAGCATTGTCATTGACGTCTAAAACTTCAATCAATAATTTAGCATGTGAGGTCATCGGAAAAACTGCTCCATCACTGGCTTGAACTCGAATCTCAAAAGCATTATTTTCTTCAAAGtctatattcattttatttgttacagTACCAGTTTTTTCATCTATAGCAAACAGATCAGTTTGTTTCCCTCGACTTATTTCACTCAAGGAATAGAACACTTGTCCGTTTTGACCTGCATCTAAATCAGTAGCATTTAACGTTATAATTGATGTTCCAATCTTAGCGTTTTCATACACACTGGCTTTGTACAGAGTTTGGCTGAATACAGGATGATTATCATTAATATCCAGCACATTGACTA from Sebastes fasciatus isolate fSebFas1 chromosome 10, fSebFas1.pri, whole genome shotgun sequence carries:
- the LOC141775514 gene encoding protocadherin alpha-6-like codes for the protein MAIIVNVLDINDNHPVFSQTLYKASVYENAKIGTSIITLNATDLDAGQNGQVFYSLSEISRGKQTDLFAIDEKTGTVTNKMNIDFEENNAFEIRVQASDGAVFPMTSHAKLLIEVLDVNDNAPEISVTSLLNAVKEDASIGTAIALVSVSDKDGGKNGMVNCQNANNVPFKLESNYKNYYSLVVDGPLDRESASQYNISITATDEGSPPLSSTSVINVHISDVNDNKPLFTENIINVYVKENSPVGAVIKTVSAIDADMDQNGQVSYSFLQSNSNSLPLSTMVNINSDTGDIVSLQSFNYEELTTFQFKVQATDSGVPPLSSNVTVNVLILDENDNNPNILAPYSEHGSVNSESIPYSAEAGYFVAKIRAVDADSGYNALLSYHLSEPKGNNLFRIGTSTGEIRTKRRMSDNDLKTHPLVVLVSDNGEPSLSATVSIDVVVVESTADIQTPFRHVPIKEESFSDLNLYLLIAIVSVSVIFLLSLISLIAVKCHRTDGSFSRYSAPMITTHPDGSWSYSKSTQQYDVCFSSDTLKSDVVVFPAPYPPVDGELISINGGDTFTRTQTLPNKDKVRD